In Bacillus cytotoxicus NVH 391-98, the following are encoded in one genomic region:
- a CDS encoding 23S rRNA pseudouridine(2604) synthase RluF, with the protein MKINQFISEALSCSRRETDRLIKAGRVAMNDKVCTHGVLVKPDDVVTVDGKVIEKEEKEKVYIAFHKPVGITCTAAKHIEGNIIAYINYPERIFPVGRLDKASEGLILLTNDGKIANQILHGDHGHEKEYVVTVDKSFTDGFIHGMSCGVKIKDGMTKPCKVTRVDDSTFRIVLTQGMNRQIRRMSRAFGYTVTKLKRVRIMNIKLGELEVGKWRYLTDEELQELRGAL; encoded by the coding sequence ATGAAAATTAATCAATTTATAAGTGAAGCCCTCTCTTGTTCAAGGCGAGAAACAGATCGTCTTATTAAAGCTGGGCGCGTTGCAATGAATGATAAAGTTTGTACGCATGGTGTACTTGTAAAACCCGATGATGTTGTCACGGTTGATGGGAAAGTTATTGAAAAAGAAGAAAAAGAAAAAGTATATATAGCTTTCCATAAACCAGTTGGCATCACTTGCACAGCTGCGAAACATATCGAAGGGAATATTATTGCTTATATCAACTATCCCGAAAGAATCTTTCCAGTTGGCCGTTTAGATAAAGCATCAGAAGGATTAATTTTACTAACAAACGATGGGAAGATTGCCAATCAAATTTTACATGGAGATCATGGACATGAGAAAGAATATGTCGTAACTGTTGATAAGTCGTTTACGGATGGGTTTATTCATGGCATGAGTTGCGGTGTGAAAATTAAAGATGGAATGACAAAGCCTTGTAAAGTAACGCGAGTAGATGACTCTACATTTCGCATCGTTTTAACACAAGGAATGAATCGACAAATTCGGAGAATGAGCCGTGCTTTTGGTTATACAGTAACAAAACTAAAGCGCGTTCGAATTATGAATATAAAATTAGGTGAGCTTGAGGTTGGAAAGTGGCGCTATCTTACCGATGAAGAGTTACAAGAGTTACGAGGAGCATTATAG
- a CDS encoding endonuclease MutS2, with translation MLERTLRVLEYDKVKEQLLEHTASSLGRDKVKRLMPSTDFEEIVEMQDTTDEAAKVIRLKGHAPLGGIFDIRSNVKRAKIGSMLSPHELLDIASTMYGSRQMKRFIEDIVDNGAQLPILETHVAQIVSLYDLEKKITGCIGDGGEVLDSASDKLRGIRNQIRTAESRIREKLENMTRSSNAQKMLSDAIVTIRNDRYVIPVKQEYRGVYGGIVHDQSASGQTLFIEPQVIVELNNALQEARVKEKQEVERILMMLTEEVAAEADIVLANVEVIANLDFIFAKALYAKRMKATKPIVNNERYMELRQARHPLIDPKVIVPNDIVLGKDFTTIVITGPNTGGKTVTLKTVGICVLMAQSGLHIPVQEESEICVFKNIFADIGDEQSIEQSLSTFSSHMVNIVDILEKADFESLVLFDELGAGTDPQEGAALAISILDEVHNRGARVVATTHYPELKAYGYNRNQVINASVEFDVNTLSPTYKLLIGVPGRSNAFEISKRLGLSERVINRARNHISTDTNKIENMIAKLEESQKNAERDWKEAEELRKQSEKLHRELQRQIIEFNEERDERLLKAQKEGEEKVEAAKKEAEAIIRELRQLRKAQLANVKDHELIEAKSRLEGAAPELVKKQKVKVKNTAPKQQLRPGDEVKVLTFGQKGQLLKKVSDSEWNVQIGILKMKVKESDMEYINTPKQLEKKAVATVKGRDYHVSLELDLRGERFENAMMRVEKYLDDAQLANYPRVSIIHGKGTGALRQGVQDYLKNHRGVKSFRYGDMGEGGLGVTVVELK, from the coding sequence ATGTTAGAACGAACGTTGCGTGTATTAGAATATGACAAAGTAAAAGAACAGTTACTTGAGCATACAGCTTCTTCGCTTGGCCGAGATAAAGTAAAGCGCCTTATGCCAAGCACAGATTTTGAAGAAATTGTGGAAATGCAAGATACAACTGATGAGGCGGCGAAAGTGATCCGTTTAAAAGGACATGCACCACTCGGCGGGATTTTTGACATTCGATCGAATGTAAAGCGTGCAAAAATAGGAAGTATGCTGAGCCCGCATGAATTACTGGATATCGCAAGTACGATGTATGGCAGCCGTCAAATGAAACGATTCATTGAAGATATAGTTGATAATGGCGCTCAGCTTCCGATTTTAGAAACTCATGTTGCGCAAATTGTCTCTTTATATGATTTAGAAAAGAAAATTACAGGCTGTATTGGAGATGGCGGCGAAGTACTCGATAGCGCCAGCGATAAATTGCGTGGTATTCGCAATCAAATTCGTACAGCGGAAAGTCGCATTCGTGAGAAGCTCGAAAATATGACGCGCTCTTCAAATGCGCAAAAGATGTTATCAGATGCCATTGTAACGATTCGTAACGATCGCTATGTAATTCCGGTTAAGCAGGAATATCGTGGCGTATATGGTGGCATTGTTCATGACCAATCTGCATCAGGACAAACGTTATTTATTGAACCGCAAGTCATCGTGGAACTGAATAACGCCCTGCAAGAAGCACGTGTGAAAGAGAAACAAGAAGTAGAACGTATTTTAATGATGCTTACGGAAGAAGTAGCAGCAGAAGCTGATATCGTACTAGCAAATGTCGAAGTGATTGCGAATCTTGATTTTATCTTTGCGAAAGCTTTGTATGCGAAACGAATGAAAGCGACAAAACCGATTGTCAATAATGAGCGTTATATGGAGTTACGCCAAGCACGTCATCCGCTTATCGATCCAAAAGTGATTGTGCCAAACGATATTGTGCTTGGTAAAGACTTTACAACAATTGTCATTACAGGTCCGAACACAGGGGGGAAAACCGTTACGTTAAAGACGGTTGGAATATGCGTATTAATGGCACAGTCTGGTCTTCATATTCCCGTACAAGAGGAATCGGAAATATGCGTATTTAAAAATATTTTTGCTGATATCGGTGACGAGCAATCCATTGAACAAAGTTTAAGTACATTCTCTTCCCATATGGTTAATATTGTCGATATTTTAGAGAAAGCTGACTTTGAAAGCTTAGTGCTATTTGATGAATTAGGTGCTGGAACAGACCCGCAAGAAGGGGCAGCTCTTGCCATTTCTATCTTAGATGAAGTACATAATCGCGGTGCACGCGTTGTTGCAACAACGCACTATCCAGAATTGAAAGCATATGGATATAATCGTAATCAAGTGATTAACGCAAGTGTGGAATTTGATGTGAATACATTGAGTCCAACTTACAAATTATTAATTGGTGTACCAGGACGTAGTAATGCTTTTGAAATTTCGAAGCGCCTTGGATTATCTGAACGCGTAATTAATCGTGCTCGCAATCATATTAGTACAGATACAAATAAGATTGAAAATATGATTGCGAAATTAGAAGAAAGCCAAAAGAATGCAGAACGTGATTGGAAAGAAGCAGAAGAGCTTCGTAAGCAGTCTGAAAAGCTTCATCGCGAATTGCAACGTCAAATTATTGAATTTAACGAAGAACGTGATGAACGATTATTAAAAGCGCAAAAAGAAGGGGAAGAAAAGGTCGAAGCTGCGAAGAAAGAAGCAGAAGCGATTATTCGTGAACTTCGTCAATTGCGTAAAGCGCAGCTTGCCAATGTGAAAGATCATGAATTGATTGAAGCGAAAAGTCGCCTAGAAGGGGCAGCGCCTGAGCTTGTGAAAAAGCAAAAAGTAAAAGTGAAAAATACAGCGCCAAAACAACAGTTAAGACCAGGCGATGAAGTAAAAGTATTAACGTTTGGCCAAAAAGGTCAACTTCTAAAAAAAGTAAGTGATAGTGAGTGGAACGTTCAAATTGGGATTCTGAAGATGAAAGTAAAAGAATCTGATATGGAATATATTAATACACCAAAGCAGCTTGAGAAAAAAGCAGTTGCAACAGTAAAAGGACGGGACTACCATGTTTCTTTAGAACTGGATCTTCGCGGTGAACGTTTTGAAAATGCGATGATGCGTGTTGAAAAGTACTTAGATGATGCACAGCTCGCTAACTATCCACGTGTATCAATCATTCACGGTAAAGGAACAGGAGCGCTTCGACAAGGTGTACAAGACTACTTGAAGAACCATCGCGGTGTGAAAAGTTTCCGCTACGGTGATATGGGCGAGGGAGGCCTTGGCGTTACAGTTGTCGAATTAAAATAG
- the polX gene encoding DNA polymerase/3'-5' exonuclease PolX: protein MKVNKKQVIKLLETIALFMELKGENPFKISAFRKAAAALESDDRSLSEIEDFTKIPGIGKGTAAVIQEYMEAGTSEVLQELEKEVPSSLLPLLKLPGLGGKKVAKLYKELGVVDMETLKQACEEKKVQELAGFGKKTEEKILEAIAQAGSRPERLPIAMVLPIAGEIEEKLSNIAEVIRFSRAGSLRRVRETVKDLDFIIATTEPAAVREHLLQFDNMIEVIASGDTKVSVRLQYEYDISIDFRLVKPEEFITTLHHFTGSKDHNVRMRQIAKDNGEKISEYGVENLETGEVKTFETEEEFFAHFNLPFIPPEVREDGKEIELIKEYPNLIQFSDIQGDLHMHTTWSDGAFSIEEMVQACRARGYKFMAITDHSQYLKVANGLTKERLREQAKEIERINAKYPDITILRGIEMDILPDATLDFDDEVLAELDYVIGAIHSSFSQDRETIMKRLRTAIENKHVTMIAHPTGRLLGRREGYDVDTDLLIELAKETNTVLELNANPNRLDLSAKLLKQAQDAGVKIAINTDAHTLEMLEDMETGVAVARKGWIQKDTVINTWDIERLLDFIKRNK, encoded by the coding sequence ATGAAAGTAAATAAAAAACAAGTGATTAAATTATTAGAAACAATCGCCCTTTTTATGGAATTAAAAGGCGAGAATCCATTTAAAATATCCGCATTTCGTAAAGCGGCAGCAGCATTAGAAAGTGATGATCGCAGCCTTTCTGAAATTGAAGATTTCACAAAGATTCCAGGCATCGGAAAAGGAACTGCAGCAGTTATTCAAGAATATATGGAAGCTGGAACGTCCGAAGTATTGCAGGAGCTTGAAAAAGAAGTGCCTAGTAGCTTATTGCCATTATTAAAACTTCCAGGACTCGGTGGTAAGAAAGTGGCGAAACTTTACAAAGAACTGGGCGTTGTTGACATGGAAACATTAAAGCAAGCTTGTGAAGAAAAGAAAGTACAGGAGCTTGCTGGGTTTGGGAAGAAGACGGAAGAGAAAATATTAGAAGCAATTGCGCAAGCTGGTTCTCGTCCTGAACGTTTACCGATTGCAATGGTACTTCCTATTGCCGGGGAAATAGAAGAAAAATTGTCGAACATTGCAGAAGTCATTCGTTTTTCGCGCGCGGGTAGTTTGCGCCGCGTTCGGGAGACTGTGAAAGATTTAGACTTCATTATTGCAACGACAGAACCAGCAGCAGTACGTGAACATTTGCTGCAATTTGATAATATGATTGAAGTGATTGCAAGCGGTGATACAAAAGTATCTGTTCGCCTGCAATATGAATATGATATTTCAATTGATTTTCGCCTTGTGAAACCTGAGGAATTTATTACAACGCTTCATCATTTTACAGGTTCAAAAGATCATAACGTAAGAATGCGTCAGATTGCAAAAGATAACGGTGAAAAGATCAGTGAGTATGGTGTGGAAAATTTGGAGACAGGTGAAGTGAAAACATTCGAAACAGAAGAAGAGTTTTTTGCTCATTTCAACCTTCCGTTTATTCCGCCAGAAGTGCGCGAGGATGGAAAAGAGATTGAACTCATTAAGGAATATCCAAACTTAATTCAGTTCTCTGATATACAAGGTGATCTCCATATGCATACAACATGGAGTGATGGTGCTTTTTCCATTGAAGAGATGGTACAAGCATGCCGCGCGCGTGGGTATAAATTTATGGCAATTACGGATCACTCTCAATATTTGAAAGTAGCGAATGGCTTAACGAAAGAGCGACTTCGTGAACAAGCAAAAGAAATTGAGCGCATCAATGCGAAATACCCAGATATCACAATTTTACGTGGGATTGAAATGGACATACTGCCAGATGCGACATTAGATTTTGATGATGAGGTATTAGCGGAGCTTGATTATGTAATTGGTGCGATTCATTCCAGTTTCTCACAAGATCGTGAAACAATTATGAAACGTTTGCGCACCGCAATTGAAAATAAGCATGTAACAATGATTGCTCATCCAACAGGACGTCTTCTTGGACGCCGTGAGGGCTATGATGTAGATACAGATTTATTAATTGAGCTCGCAAAAGAAACAAATACTGTTTTAGAATTAAATGCAAATCCGAACCGTCTAGATTTAAGTGCGAAATTATTAAAACAGGCACAAGATGCTGGTGTGAAAATCGCAATTAATACAGATGCTCATACACTTGAGATGTTAGAGGATATGGAAACAGGTGTAGCGGTAGCGCGCAAAGGTTGGATTCAAAAAGATACTGTGATTAACACATGGGATATTGAACGTTTATTAGATTTTATTAAACGTAATAAGTAA
- a CDS encoding CvpA family protein, whose product MIDIIIILLLVMGFFLGLRRGFILQLVKLTSFIIAYLVAYWYCKDLAPALAKMIPYPFDKNVSVPEWIDANNIEAVFYQAIAFIILFIVTKIALSLLGNLLNMFAEIPVLKQINAFAGAILGFLEVYIILFVLIIIGTILPIEQVQTPLQKSSISKIIVDDTPILSEKVKELWQTGSRV is encoded by the coding sequence ATGATTGATATCATTATCATTTTATTGCTTGTTATGGGATTTTTCCTCGGTTTAAGAAGAGGATTTATTCTACAACTTGTAAAGTTAACAAGCTTTATTATCGCATACCTTGTTGCATACTGGTACTGTAAAGATTTAGCGCCAGCGTTGGCGAAAATGATTCCGTATCCGTTTGATAAAAATGTATCCGTTCCAGAATGGATTGATGCAAACAATATTGAGGCAGTATTTTATCAAGCAATTGCGTTTATTATACTGTTTATTGTTACAAAGATTGCACTTTCCTTACTTGGTAATTTGTTAAATATGTTTGCGGAAATACCAGTGTTAAAGCAAATTAATGCATTTGCTGGAGCAATTCTTGGTTTTTTAGAAGTATACATTATTTTGTTTGTTTTAATTATTATTGGCACGATTCTTCCGATTGAACAAGTGCAAACACCATTACAAAAATCATCAATTAGCAAAATAATTGTAGACGATACACCGATTCTTTCTGAAAAGGTGAAGGAACTATGGCAGACAGGTAGCAGAGTATAA
- the zapA gene encoding cell division protein ZapA encodes MSQQKGKKSRINVEIYGQQYSVVGDESTSHIRMVAAIVDDKMRELNAKNPSLDTSRLAVLTAVNVIHDYIKLKEEHEKLKESMRQKGME; translated from the coding sequence TTGTCACAACAAAAGGGAAAGAAAAGTCGAATTAATGTAGAAATCTATGGTCAACAGTACTCAGTTGTTGGCGATGAAAGTACAAGTCATATCCGCATGGTAGCAGCGATTGTGGATGATAAAATGCGCGAACTCAATGCCAAGAATCCTTCGCTTGATACGAGTAGACTAGCGGTATTGACGGCGGTAAACGTCATACACGATTACATAAAATTAAAAGAAGAACATGAAAAACTGAAAGAAAGTATGAGACAAAAAGGAATGGAATAA
- the rnhC gene encoding ribonuclease HIII, with translation MSNSIVLQTSSTVIEEMKNQYKQAISPTVPQGGIFIAKVPSCTITAYKSGKVMFQGGRAMEEAARWKNLVQLPASPAKKTVHAHRFAPPALIGTMSIIGSDEVGTGDYFGPMTVVAAYVDAKQIPLLKELGVKDSKNLNDAQITAIAKQLLTVIPYSSLVLHNEKYNELFDKGNNQGKLKALLHNKAIINLLAKIAPTKPDGILIDQFTQPDTYYKYLANQKQVQRDNVYFATKGESIHLAVAAASILARYSFVKQFDELSKKAGMQLPKGAGKQVDIAAAKLIQKLGKERLPEFVKLHFANTEKAFRLLKK, from the coding sequence TTGTCAAATTCTATCGTATTACAAACAAGTTCTACAGTCATTGAAGAGATGAAAAACCAATACAAACAAGCAATCAGTCCAACAGTTCCGCAAGGCGGTATCTTTATCGCGAAAGTACCATCTTGTACAATTACTGCTTATAAATCAGGAAAAGTTATGTTTCAAGGTGGACGTGCTATGGAAGAAGCAGCACGCTGGAAAAATCTTGTCCAATTACCAGCATCTCCTGCAAAAAAAACAGTACACGCACATCGATTCGCTCCGCCCGCTTTAATTGGAACAATGTCGATTATTGGTTCTGATGAAGTAGGTACTGGAGATTATTTTGGACCAATGACAGTTGTTGCTGCATATGTAGATGCAAAACAAATTCCACTTTTAAAAGAACTTGGTGTAAAAGATTCTAAAAACTTAAATGATGCTCAAATTACTGCCATTGCAAAACAACTTCTTACCGTCATTCCTTATAGCTCTCTCGTGCTTCATAATGAAAAATATAACGAGCTATTTGATAAAGGAAACAACCAGGGCAAACTAAAAGCTTTACTGCATAATAAAGCGATTATCAACTTATTAGCGAAAATTGCACCGACAAAACCAGACGGTATCTTAATCGATCAATTCACACAACCTGATACATACTATAAATATTTAGCAAACCAAAAACAGGTACAGCGTGACAATGTTTATTTTGCTACCAAAGGCGAAAGTATACATTTAGCTGTTGCAGCGGCATCTATTCTAGCTCGTTATTCATTCGTAAAACAATTTGATGAACTCAGTAAAAAAGCAGGTATGCAACTTCCAAAAGGTGCAGGCAAACAAGTGGATATTGCTGCCGCTAAACTCATTCAAAAATTAGGAAAAGAGCGTCTTCCTGAATTTGTGAAGCTTCACTTTGCTAATACAGAAAAAGCGTTTCGTTTATTGAAAAAATAG
- a CDS encoding YuzL family protein, which translates to MSKKVKKDPSRAVLGSPEVEGQGTTTHETGAYKVPSSNKKQKRS; encoded by the coding sequence ATGAGTAAAAAGGTGAAAAAAGATCCTTCACGAGCAGTTTTAGGTTCTCCAGAAGTAGAAGGGCAAGGAACAACGACGCATGAAACAGGTGCTTATAAAGTACCTTCATCAAATAAGAAACAGAAGCGAAGTTAA
- the asnS gene encoding asparagine--tRNA ligase, whose translation MENTLVKSLYRETDKYVDQKVQVSGWIRNLRDSKVFGFIELNDGSFFKSVQIVFDTELDNFKEITKLPLSSSIRVEGKFIATPTAKQPFEIKAEKIEIEGLSDSDYPLQKKRHTFEYLRTIAHLRPRTNAFSATFRVRSIAAYAIHKFFQERGFVHVHTPIITGSDTEGAGEMFRVTTHDMNNLPKGEDGQVDDSKDFFGRETNLTVSGQLPAEAYALAFRDVYTFGPTFRAENSNTTRHAAEFWMVEPEIAFAELEDVMDLTEDMLKYAMKYVLEHAPEEMEFFNKFVDKTVLERMNNVINSDFGRITYTEAIKVLQESGADFKYPVEWGIDLQTEHERYLSEQVFKRPVFVTDYPKDIKAFYMRMNDDGKTVAATDLLVPGIGELIGGSQREERMDVLVDRIKELGMKEEDYWWYLELRKYGGTKHAGFGLGFERFLMYITGMGNIRDVIPFPRTPGSAEF comes from the coding sequence ATGGAAAACACATTAGTAAAAAGTCTGTACAGAGAAACAGATAAATATGTAGATCAAAAAGTGCAAGTATCTGGTTGGATTCGTAACTTACGTGATTCAAAAGTATTTGGCTTTATCGAATTAAATGATGGTAGCTTCTTTAAAAGTGTACAAATCGTTTTTGATACAGAATTAGATAACTTTAAGGAAATTACAAAATTACCGCTTAGCTCCTCTATTAGAGTAGAAGGGAAGTTCATTGCAACACCTACTGCAAAACAACCATTTGAAATTAAAGCAGAAAAAATCGAAATTGAAGGCTTATCAGATTCTGATTACCCACTTCAAAAGAAACGCCATACGTTTGAATACTTACGTACAATCGCTCACTTACGTCCAAGAACAAATGCATTCTCTGCAACGTTCCGTGTGCGTTCTATCGCAGCTTACGCGATTCATAAGTTCTTCCAGGAGCGCGGCTTTGTCCATGTTCATACACCAATTATTACTGGTAGCGATACAGAAGGTGCAGGTGAAATGTTCCGCGTAACAACACATGACATGAACAACCTACCAAAAGGAGAAGATGGACAAGTAGACGATTCGAAAGACTTCTTCGGTAGAGAAACAAACTTAACAGTAAGTGGTCAACTTCCTGCTGAAGCTTATGCATTAGCGTTCCGTGATGTATATACATTCGGACCTACATTCCGTGCGGAAAACTCAAACACAACTCGTCATGCAGCTGAGTTCTGGATGGTGGAGCCGGAAATTGCATTTGCTGAACTGGAAGATGTAATGGATCTTACAGAAGATATGCTAAAATATGCAATGAAATACGTGTTAGAGCATGCACCAGAAGAAATGGAATTCTTCAACAAATTTGTTGATAAAACAGTTCTTGAGCGCATGAACAATGTCATTAACTCTGACTTTGGTCGCATCACATACACAGAAGCAATTAAGGTACTTCAAGAATCAGGTGCTGACTTCAAATACCCAGTAGAATGGGGCATTGATTTACAAACAGAGCATGAAAGATATTTATCAGAACAAGTCTTTAAACGTCCTGTATTCGTAACAGACTATCCAAAAGATATTAAAGCATTCTACATGCGTATGAACGATGATGGTAAAACAGTAGCTGCTACTGATCTTCTTGTTCCTGGCATCGGCGAATTAATCGGCGGAAGTCAACGTGAAGAAAGAATGGATGTTTTAGTAGACAGAATCAAAGAATTAGGCATGAAAGAAGAAGACTACTGGTGGTACTTAGAACTTAGAAAATACGGCGGTACAAAACACGCTGGATTCGGTCTAGGCTTTGAACGTTTCTTAATGTACATCACTGGTATGGGGAATATCCGTGACGTAATTCCATTCCCAAGAACGCCAGGTTCTGCGGAGTTTTAA
- the pheT gene encoding phenylalanine--tRNA ligase subunit beta, translating into MFVSYRWLQEYVDIKDVTAQELADKITKSGIEVEGVEVLNKGVKGVVVGHVLECEKHPEADKLSKCLIDIGEEEPVQIICGAPNIAKGLKVPVAKVGAVLPGNFKIKKAKLRGEASHGMVCSLQELGIDAKLVAKDYADGIFIFPSDVEVGADALEILNLHDEVLELGLTPNRADCLNMLGVAYEVAAIYGREVKLPAIDLQESAEKTSDYIAVSVEAKEENPLYIAKMVKNVKIGPSPMWMQTRLMAAGIRPISNVVDITNYILMEYGQPLHAFDYDKLGSKQIVVRLAKEGEKIQTLDDQERTLQAHHLVITNGNEAVGIAGVMGGANSEVTNGTVNVLIEAAYFTSQTVRRASKDLGLRSESSARFEKGIDPTRTFEAIQHAAALMVKYAGGEALEGVVEVDNLQVKEHTVSITVEKVNRVLGTDITASEMGTIFTNLKFPFTEVEGAFHINVPSRRPDITIAEDLVEEVGRLYGYDHIPVTLPKGTMTRGQLTEAQTKRRKVRRFLEGAGLYEAITYSLTSADQAKQYIVEPNEKTPVNLALPMSEERSQLRLSLVPQLLEAVSYNLARKNDSVALYEVGSIFLPTAEGELPKEEQHLAGVMTGLALHHAWQGEKKVVDFFVVKGVLEGLFDVLGVTNHITYTPAKREGMHPGRTADILLHGEVIGFIGQLHPEAQKQLDVKDTFVFELSLVKLFSAEVEETYYSTIPRFPSMTRDMAVVVAKDVKAGEMKKVIAEAGGELLKEVTLFDLYEGEKMEEGKKSLAFSMNYFDPERTLTDEEVTEAHNRVLAVVEERFGAELRK; encoded by the coding sequence ATGTTCGTATCATATCGTTGGTTACAAGAGTATGTAGATATTAAAGATGTAACAGCACAAGAGTTAGCAGACAAAATCACGAAAAGTGGTATTGAAGTAGAAGGCGTTGAAGTACTAAATAAAGGTGTAAAAGGTGTTGTAGTCGGTCACGTATTAGAATGTGAAAAACACCCAGAAGCTGATAAATTGAGTAAATGTTTAATCGATATCGGTGAAGAAGAGCCCGTACAAATTATTTGCGGTGCTCCTAACATTGCAAAAGGATTAAAAGTACCAGTTGCGAAAGTTGGCGCTGTTCTTCCTGGTAACTTCAAAATTAAAAAAGCAAAATTACGTGGTGAAGCGTCTCATGGTATGGTTTGTTCTCTACAAGAGCTTGGCATTGATGCGAAACTAGTTGCAAAGGATTATGCAGATGGTATTTTCATCTTCCCAAGTGACGTTGAAGTGGGGGCGGATGCACTTGAAATTCTAAACTTACACGATGAAGTTCTTGAACTTGGTTTAACACCAAACCGTGCGGATTGCTTAAATATGTTAGGTGTTGCTTATGAAGTAGCTGCTATTTACGGTCGCGAAGTAAAACTTCCAGCTATTGATTTACAAGAGTCAGCAGAAAAAACATCGGATTATATTGCTGTGAGTGTAGAAGCAAAAGAAGAGAATCCATTATACATTGCAAAAATGGTGAAAAATGTAAAGATTGGTCCGTCGCCAATGTGGATGCAAACACGTCTTATGGCAGCTGGCATTCGTCCGATTAGCAATGTAGTTGATATTACAAACTACATTTTAATGGAATATGGTCAACCATTACATGCATTTGATTATGATAAATTAGGTTCAAAACAAATCGTTGTTCGTCTTGCAAAAGAGGGCGAGAAGATTCAAACATTAGACGATCAAGAACGTACATTACAAGCACATCACCTTGTGATTACAAATGGAAACGAAGCAGTAGGTATTGCAGGTGTAATGGGCGGGGCAAATTCTGAAGTTACCAATGGTACAGTCAACGTTCTAATTGAAGCTGCATACTTTACAAGTCAAACAGTGCGCCGTGCATCAAAAGATTTAGGTCTTCGCAGTGAATCAAGTGCACGTTTTGAAAAAGGAATTGACCCAACACGCACGTTTGAAGCGATTCAACATGCCGCTGCTCTAATGGTGAAATACGCTGGTGGTGAAGCGTTAGAAGGTGTAGTAGAAGTTGATAACCTACAAGTAAAAGAACATACAGTATCAATTACAGTAGAAAAAGTCAACCGTGTATTAGGTACAGACATTACTGCAAGTGAAATGGGGACAATTTTCACAAACTTAAAGTTTCCATTCACAGAAGTAGAAGGAGCATTCCATATAAATGTACCGTCTCGTCGTCCTGACATTACAATTGCAGAAGACTTAGTGGAAGAAGTGGGACGTCTGTATGGATACGATCATATTCCAGTAACACTTCCAAAAGGTACAATGACACGTGGGCAGTTAACAGAAGCACAAACAAAACGTCGTAAAGTGCGCCGCTTCCTAGAAGGGGCTGGCTTATACGAAGCAATTACGTACTCATTAACAAGTGCGGATCAAGCGAAACAATATATCGTTGAACCAAATGAAAAAACTCCTGTGAACTTGGCACTTCCAATGAGTGAAGAGCGTAGTCAGCTTCGTTTAAGTTTAGTACCACAATTGTTAGAAGCAGTTTCTTACAACCTTGCTCGTAAAAATGATAGCGTTGCTTTATATGAAGTAGGTTCTATCTTTTTACCGACAGCAGAAGGAGAGCTTCCAAAAGAAGAACAGCATCTTGCGGGTGTTATGACAGGTCTTGCTCTTCATCATGCATGGCAAGGTGAAAAGAAAGTGGTTGACTTCTTTGTTGTAAAAGGAGTATTAGAAGGATTATTTGACGTACTTGGCGTTACAAATCATATCACATATACACCAGCCAAACGTGAAGGTATGCATCCAGGTCGTACAGCTGATATCTTATTACATGGCGAAGTAATTGGTTTTATCGGTCAATTGCATCCAGAAGCACAAAAACAATTAGATGTAAAAGATACATTTGTATTCGAACTCTCTCTTGTAAAACTATTTAGTGCAGAGGTAGAAGAAACGTATTACTCAACAATTCCACGTTTTCCATCTATGACACGTGATATGGCTGTTGTTGTAGCAAAAGATGTAAAAGCTGGTGAAATGAAGAAAGTTATTGCAGAAGCGGGCGGAGAACTTCTAAAAGAAGTAACGTTGTTTGATCTATACGAAGGTGAAAAAATGGAAGAAGGTAAGAAATCACTTGCATTCTCTATGAATTACTTTGATCCAGAACGCACATTAACAGACGAAGAAGTAACAGAAGCACATAACCGTGTATTAGCAGTGGTAGAAGAGAGATTTGGTGCGGAGTTACGTAAATAA